In Haematobia irritans isolate KBUSLIRL chromosome 1, ASM5000362v1, whole genome shotgun sequence, a genomic segment contains:
- the LOC142221808 gene encoding uncharacterized protein LOC142221808, whose product MEMAGAIHDPKWSLERRESSGHLVWRKESPKSRIRFRFDVEVLEFEKHPHEDFEYHDSGISLGSISSTVVMCATCVAAVAVSVFLPWYLMEKAGSF is encoded by the coding sequence atggaaatggcTGGTGCTATACATGATCCCAAATGGAGTTTGGAACGTCGTGAATCCTCGGGTCATTTAGTTTGGCGTAAAGAGTCACCAAAATCCCGCATAAGATTTCGTTTTGATGTTGAAGTTTTGGAATTTGAAAAACATCCCCATGAGGATTTTGAATATCATGACAGTGGTATCTCATTGGGCAGTATATCATCCACTGTGGTCATGTGTGCCACTTGTGTAGCTGCAGTGGCTGTAAGTGTATTCCTGCCCTGGTATTTAATGGAGAAGGCTGgaagtttttaa